The following coding sequences lie in one Salarias fasciatus chromosome 7 unlocalized genomic scaffold, fSalaFa1.1 super_scaffold_4, whole genome shotgun sequence genomic window:
- the sec16a gene encoding protein transport protein Sec16A isoform X2, with protein MQPPPRTGPPGASGPPPPSGPNMFRRTRPHKHASAAAAAMPPVTQPMTDPFAFGRAPPQMPSGGLPTIPNSSAPPSQAPSNPMYSQPGPGLPPEPQASAGIPGVPLGPPPSALPGVTLFNPHNAAPLGGFPAPGPAFATPNTEQGYFNSGEPAPSMSSEPPPAAPPSVHNQIPFNQEYHGQPPPLAAPFQPMPPTSSPSQWAPDHGSRPPSVQNYFQPTSDPQPQPYAAPPQTQMYPSHSPSPHHGTPTPPIHPGHLQNQGPFPPQNPVNAPGSQWPDPNAPPQHNSHLQTQSYFSQTSAPQDSWLSQVPQDSGYHQMSTGHGHSQPQPDPSGSQHASSTGPGPSSTPAPVPYAQESGTLSMFFKDNDVENEETLAGERNKAVNGIPGPFQHHSNPQAPSGHADVSLDYHGGAPPLQDHANLPYMNDGSHQLQVTAQKPLDSQFDHVENLECVPNQEVLPSEAPCSSAAAAPHAVDQFETGPNLETPDSIPRPIRSASVSSNYSNISHGSGTGPRRHQGVMGTFIQQESPRLADEATLSAAAGGYFEQIDTSPAGDVGVQPSPAEQMWPPTPSPPKPTGIFQASANSSFEPVRSHGVGVRPAEVDKAKMVAEGVADCAPGNMEQPPDNIENIYGSGHPLPSGAAGGTPHLPHPVVHSHSRPSSRAFGASRPCESPATTLWAQNDPSSLGANILLAPAAPTVLAPLREPSADVIQPPEDGPLDLHPSQPAAQQHSENLENPPEVSEPEPSDSQGNLGYASLLVSSSLQQPVLIAPPVSNYSVISPSTPPQAANQSSLRETTPPVRPLAQGSSASQVSSNQSPLFAPGPVGFAPSASTQGPLNLTRESVAASAPELAAQPLSQQAHPPLSRGQSQSSDSHAALQVNSQASPVTPTASNHNQPSNYELLDFSMHQSQAQSQPSGPLSSLHESPQSSNGFYLQVTKDAQQGARAEGTAPVQTSVASPGPQGPPTPLQAAPNTQQSSNEPPKAPDPQAAPQGPKDAPPGPAGGAQPPQGQYSAPPPGPPAGGAGHPAPASAYPPGPRGPPPPGAPHPAPTDPPRPPSAAGSSHGYAPPPAPGQMYGAYYGNYGEYPDGRAPYPGPQYPPPPGDPRAQAYYQDASYRARGDPWYGRYDGQNQAYRDPNYPYREPQPERPSSRTSQYSDRPSSRQGYSDEYHRANRSAYSDYYADYPKHYDYSAYNYGQYDPRYRGYYDQSYWSSYDEAYRARDPYYNQHMYPPRKEGYEDQWRYYPGYDASFDDDYRRRGEMYGDDFDRRSVHSEQSAHSVRSSHSHHSRRSSFSSRSQQSQGYRSQPDLVSAVYDTTSSTLAVDYSYGQYPNQTDASQNYSQYPYASEYPADSTWIAPEQPPPRPATPEKFTMPHRCARFGPGGHLVQVLPNLPSAGQPALVDIHNLETMLQDTQDQAELRSFPGPLVKEETHKVDVIKFSQNKALECSRDTSLLDRDSARLLWDFIMLLCRQNGTVVGTDIADLLLKEHRSVWLPGKSPNEANLIDFNNEPLARAEEEPGAGPLSLLSDTFMTVPENVGKETERFRELLLFGRKKDALEAAMKGGLWGHALLLASKMDNRTHARVMTRFANSLPINDPLQTVYQLMSGRMPASATCCGEEKWGDWRPHLAMVLSNLTHTLDLDTRTITTMGDTLASKGLMDAAHFCYLMAQVGLGVFTKKSTKMVLIGSNHSLPFNQFATNEAIQRTEAYEYAQSLGSHPCSLPNFQVFKLIYACRLAEAGLSAQAFHYCEVISRTVLMQPAYYSPVFISQVIQMSEKLRFFDPQLKEKPEQELFNEPEWLIHLRQLDGQLRTGVITYSAVRTTPTQFDCSSPSSDMEQPSPPEPYSMSAEVDGQTPDNPLMSSLLPGPPPQAVQLMPPAPTSILQDGMAPPQHLPPNDFYPVPPSGPPGPIPGSVYPPHDPGYAPPAFQPQPEQAELYPGSCPPPHMGQMSPNMLPQVAHSPVQLSPAQHVPPSPGHMAPADPPPPPQAPAEMQMPPPLSTSPRRSSLTHQMDFYDHMAHMGPGRSRTTSQSSVHMAPGRRSRTTSESSTHSAGRERSNSAIKQVSPPPPPIPEQPRKEEAKKAKKDSPKKSGGRGWLNLSWIYGKGKNEAHLPDDKNKSIVWDEQKQRWVDMNEPEEESKPPPPPPSGFPKMAPMPGPGGPGGLSAPPGGGPPVNMFSRKAGTKSRYVDVLNPSRAAKPSGLAPAPADLFAPLAPMAMTANLFVPNSAPDDKQPLEGSEGGTQQQNSPTASAAQQMFNPTLLPPAPDGAPVPDGSQSGELSRSSSMSSLSRENHPAQGAPPAGGVTFYNPAQFAQTTAPSKGGVRPGRLGGQRQYPVMK; from the exons ATGCAGCCCCCTCCTCGGACTGGACCTCCAGGAGCTTctggacctcctcctccctctggacCCAATATGTTCCGCAGGACCAGGCCCCACAAGCACgcatcagcagctgctgctgcaatgCCGCCTGTTACTCAGCCCATGACAGACCCTTTTGCTTTTGGTCGAGCTCCTCCCCAGATGCCTTCAGGTGGTCTCCCAACAATACCAAACAGCAGCGCTCCACCGTCGCAAGCCCCATCTAATCCCATGTACTCCCAACCTGGCCCGGGGCTGCCACCAGAACCACAGGCGTCGGCGGGCATCCCAGGTGTCCCTCTTGGCCCCCCACCATCCGCTCTACCAGGGGTGACCTTGTTTAATCCCCACAATGCAGCACCTCTGGGTGGTTTCCCAGCACCAGGTCCTGCGTTTGCCACCCCAAATACTGAGCAGGGCTATTTCAATTCGGGTGAGCCGGCACCATCCATGTCCTCAGAACCACCGCCTGCAGCCCCACCCTCTGTGCATAATCAGATACCTTTTAACCAGGAGTATCATGGACAGCCCCCTCCTCTCGCTGCGCCCTTCCAGCCAATGcctcccacctcctctccttctcAGTGGGCCCCAGATCACGGAAGTCGACCGCCATCTGTTCAGAACTATTTCCAGCCAACGAGTGACCCTCAACCACAGCCGTACGCTGCCCCTCCACAGACTCAGATGTACCCCTCGCACAGCCCATCCCCACATCACggcacccccaccccaccaatTCATCCAGGGCACCTGCAGAATCAGGGTCCGTTCCCTCCTCAGAACCCTGTAAATGCCCCCGGCTCACAATGGCCAGACCCAAATGCACCCCCACAGCATAATTCTCATTTGCAAACGCAGAGTTACTTCAGTCAGACCTCTGCACCCCAAGACTCGTGGCTTAGCCAAGTTCCACAAGACTCGGGCTACCACCAAATGAGCACTGGGCATGGTCACTCTCAGCCCCAACCAGATCCGTCTGGATCACAGCATGCATCCAGCACTGGTCCAGGGCCCAGTTCTACCCCCGCTCCAGTTCCATACGCTCAGGAATCTGGTACACTCTCGATGTTCTTCAAAGATAACGACGTGGAGAACGAGGAAACACTGGCAGGAGAGAGAAATAAGGCCGTTAATGGTATTCCCGGGCCTTTTCAGCATCACAGCAACCCACAAGCCCCCAGTGGCCACGCCGatgtttctttggattatcaTGGCGGCGCTCCTCCTCTTCAAGATCACGCGAACTTACCTTACATGAATGATGGCAGTCATCAGTTGCAGGTAACTGCCCAAAAACCTCTGGATTCCCAGTTTGATCATGTGGAGAATTTGGAGTGTGTCCCAAACCAGGAAGTGTTACCCAGTGAAGCCCCCTGCAGCTCGGCCGCCGCTGCGCCTCATGCAGTGGACCAGTTCGAAACTGGGCCCAACCTGGAGACTCCAGATTCAATTCCAAGACCGATCAGATCTGCCAGCGTGTCATCGAACTATAGCAATATTAGCCATGGAAGTGGAACTGGCCCTCGTCGGCACCAGGGGGTCATGGGTACTTTCATTCAGCAGGAAAGCCCCCGCCTCGCCGATGAAGCCACCCTGTCTGCTGCCGCTGGAGGCTACTTTGAACAGATTGACACTTCTCCGGCCGGAGATGTGGGCGTGCAGCCGAGCCCGGCTGAGCAGATGTGGCCTCCCACGCCCAGCCCTCCCAAACCAACTGGCATTTTTCAGGCCAGTGCCAATAGCTCGTTTGAGCCCGTGCGCTCACATGGAGTTGGAGTGCGTCCAGCTGAGGTGGATAAGGCTAAAATGGTAGCTGAAGGGGTTGCAGATTGTGCACCTGGTAACATGGAGCAGCCACCAGATAACATAGAGAACATTTACGGCTCTGGGCACCCTTTGCCCAGTGGGGCTGCTGGTGGAACGCCCCACCTGCCGCACCCGGTGGTACACTCGCACTCTCGACCCTCTTCCCGTGCGTTTGGGGCTAGTCGGCCCTGTGAGAGCCCCGCCACGACTCTGTGGGCTCAGAACGACCCCTCAAGCTTGGGCGCTAACATCCTCCTGGCCCCTGCAGCCCCGACTGTTCTCGCCCCTTTGCGAGAGCCCAGTGCCGACGTGATCCAGCCTCCCGAGGACGGCCCGCTGGACCTGCACCCTTCGCAGCCCGCTGCTCAGCAGCACTCAGAAAACCTGGAGAATCCACCAGAGGTGAGTGAGCCCGAGCCGTCCGACTCTCAAGGCAACCTGGGCTACGCCTCTCTCCTCGTGTCGAGctccctccagcagcctgtTTTGATTGCGCCGCCTGTGTCGAATTACAGCGTGATTTCCCCCAGTACTCCTCCTCAAGCAGCCAATCAAAGCAGCCTTCGGGAAACGACACCACCCGTGAGACCACTGGCACAGGGTTCCAGTGCCTCCCAAGTTTCCTCTAATCAAAGTCCACTTTTTGCTCCTGGACCTGTGGGCTTCGCTCCATCAGCTTCGACCCAGGGTCCGCTCAATCTGACTCGAGAAAGCGTTGCAGCTTCAGCACCTGAACTCGCAGCTCAGCCGCTCTCGCAGCAGGCCCACCCTCCTCTTTCCAGGGGTCAGTCACAAAGTAGTGACAGTCACGCTGCTCTCCAAGTTAATTCACAAGCGTCACCTGTGACTCCTACTGCTTCGAATCATAATCAGCCATCAAATTATGAACTGCTTGACTTTTCTATGCACCAATCACAAGCTCAAAGCCAACCCTCTGGCCCGCTTTCCTCTCTCCACGAGTCTCCGCAGTCTAGTAATGGATTTTACCTACAGGTCACCAAAGATGCTCAACAGGGGGCAAGAGCAGAAGGAACTGCCCCTGTCCAGACCTCTGTTGCTTCACCTGGTCCACAGGGGCCACCAACACCTTTGCAAGCAGCTCCAAACACCCAGCAGTCCTCGAATGAACCTCCTAAAGCTCCAGATCCTCAGGCTGCACCACAGGGTCCAAAAGATGCTCCTCCTGGCCCTGCGGGTGGAGCACAGCCTCCCCAAGGCCAGTATTCAGCTCCACCCCCGGGgcctcctgcaggaggcgctggcCACCCCGCTCCTGCCTCTGCCTACCCTCCAGGACCTCGAGGGCCGCCGCCTCCGGGCGCTCCCCATCCAGCTCCGACGGATCCGCCTCGACCACCTtctgctgcaggcagcagcCACGGTTACGCTCCTCCGCCCGCACCGGGGCAGATGTACGGCGCCTATTACGGGAATTATGGAGAATACCCAGACGGCAGAGCGCCGTATCCTGGTCCTCAGTACCCCCCTCCACCCGGGGACCCACGAGCACAGGCTTATTATCAA gatGCTTCGTACAGGGCCAGAGGAGATCCGTGGTACGGCAGATACGACGGTCAGAATCAAGCTTACCGAGATCCAAACTACCCGTACAGAGAACCGCAGCCAGAACGGCCCAGCTCCCGAACCAGTCAGTACTCTGACAGACCTTCATCCAG ACAAGGCTATTCTGACGAATACCACAGAGCAAACCGAAGTGCCTACAGTGATTATTATGCAGATTATCCCAAGCACTATGATTACAGCG cataCAACTATGGACAGTATGACCCCCGATACAGAGGATACTACGATCAGTCCTACTGGTCCAGTTATGATGAAGCCTACAGAGCAAGAGACCCCTACTATAATCAGCACATGTATCCTCccag GAAAGAGGGCTACGAAGACCAGTGGCGGTACTACCCCGGCTACGACGCCAGTTTTGACGACGACTACCGCCGGCGGGGCGAGATGTACGGCGACGACTTCGACCGGCGCAGCGTCCACAGCGAGCAGTCGGCCCACAGCGTGCGCAGCTCCCACAGTCACCACAGCAGacggagcagcttcagctcgCGCTCACAGCAG AGCCAAGGATACAGGAGCCAGCCCGACCTGGTGTCAGCGGTTTACGACACCACTTCCTCCACTCTGGCCGTGGACTACTCGTACGGGCAGTACCCCAATCAGACCGACGCCTCCCAGAACTACAGCCAGTACCCCTACGCCTCCGAATACCCTGCAGACAGCACCTGGATCGCCCCGGAGCAGC CTCCGCCACGACCCGCGACCCCGGAGAAGTTCACCATGCCCCACCGCTGCGCTCGCTTCGGACCCGGCGGTCACCTGGTCCAAGTCCTGCCCAACCTCCCCTCAGCAGGACAGCCCGCTCTGGTCGATATCCACAACTTGGAG ACTATGCTGCAAGACACGCAGGACCAGGCAGAGCTGAGATCTTTTCCTGGACCGCTTGTCAA GGAGGAGACCCACAAAGTGGACGTGATCAAGTTCTCCCAGAACAAAGCGCTGGAGTGCTCTCGCGATACCAGCCTCCTGGACAGGGACTCTGCCCGCCTGCTGTGGGACTTCAtcatgctgctctgcaggcagAACGGG ACCGTGGTGGGGACGGACATCGccgacctgctgctgaaggagcacCGCTCCGTCTGGCTCCCGGGGAAAAGCCCCAACGAAGCCAACCTGATCGACTTCAACAACGAGCCGCTGGcccgggcggaggaggagccgggAGCCGGACCGCTGTCCCTTCTGTCCGACACTTTCATGACCGTCCCCGAAAACGTTGGGAAGGAAACAGAGCGCTTCAGGGAGCTTCTGCTGTTTGGCCGCAAGAAG GACGCGCTGGAAGCCGCCATGAAGGGAGGCCTCTGGGGTCACGCGCTGCTGTTGGCCAGTAAGATGGACAACAGGACGCACGCTCGCGTGATGACGAG gtTTGCCAACAGTTTACCCATCAACGATCCCCTGCAGACGGTTTACCAGCTGATGTCGGGGAGGATGCCGGCCTCTGCCACT TGCTGCGGAGAAGAGAAGTGGGGCGACTGGCGCCCCCACCTGGCCATGGTGCTGTCCAACCTCACCCACACGCTGGATCTGGACACTCGCACAATTACCACCATGGGAGACACTCTCG CATCCAAGGGGCTGATGGACGCCGCGCACTTCTGCTACCTGATGGCTCAGGTCGGTCTGGGGGTTTTCACAAAGAAGAGCACCAAAATGGTTTTGATCGGCTCCAACCACAG TTTGCCATTCAACCAGTTTGCGACCAATGAAGCAATCCAAAGAACGGAGGCCTACGAGTACGCTCAGTCCCTTGGTTCCCATCCCTGTTCACTGCCCAATTTCCAG GTGTTCAAGCTGATCTATGCGTGTCGTCTGGCTGAAGCTGGCCTGAGCGCTCAGGCCTTCCACTACTGTGAAGTCATCTCCAGGACCGTCCTCATGCAGCCTGCCTACTACTCCCCCGTGTTCATCAGCCAGGTTATCCAG ATGTCTGAGAAGCTGCGGTTCTTTGATCCGCAACTGAAGGAGAAGCCAGAGCAGGAGCTGTTCAACGAGCCCGAGTGGCTGATTCACCTCAGACAGCTGGATGGACAGCTCAGG ACGGGGGTGATCACCTACAGCGCGGTGCGAACGACTCCCACGCAGTTCGACTGCAGCAGCCCCAGCTCGGACATGGAGCAGCCCAGTCCTCCTGAGCCCTACTCCATGTCCGCGGAGGTGGACGGGCAGACCCCCGACAACCCTCTGATGAGCTCCCTGCTGCCCGGCCCGCCGCCGCAGGCAGTCCAGCTGATGCCTCCGG CTCCCACCTCGATACTCCAAGATGGGATGGCCCCTCCTCAGCACTTACCCCCAAACGATTTCTACCCAGTGCCCCCCAGCGGACCGCCGGGTCCGATTCCCGGCTCGGTCTACCCCCCGCACGACCCGGGCTACGCGCCCCCCGCCTTCCAGCCTCAGCCCGAGCAGGCCGAGCTGTACCCGGGCTCCTGCCCGCCGCCGCACATGGGCCAGATGTCGCCCAACATGCTCCCCCAGGTGGCGCACTCGCCCGTGCAGCTGAGCCCGGCCCAGCACGTGCCTCCGTCCCCCGGGCACATGGCGCCCGCagacccgccgccgccgccgcaggctCCAGCAGAGATGCAGATGCCCCCGCCGCTGTCGACGTCGCCGCGCAGGAGCTCCCTCACTCACCAGATGGACTTCTACGACCACATGGCTCACATG GGTCCCGGCAGATCGCGGACGACCTCGCAGTCTTCAGTGCACATG gcaCCAGGGCGGCGCTCTCGTACGACCTCGGAGTCTTCCACTCACTCTGCAGGGAGAGAACGCAGCAACTCCGCCATCAAGCAGgtctcccctcccccgccccccatTCCCGAGCAGCCCCGCAAAGAAGAGGCCAAGAAGGCCAAGAAGGACTCCCCCAAAAAG AGCGGCGGCCGCGGCTGGCTCAATCTGAGTTGGATCTACGGGAAAGGAAAGAACGAGGCTCACCTGCCGGACGACAAAAACAAATCG ATTGTTTGGGACGAGCAGAAGCAGAGATGGGTCGACATGAACGAGCCTGAGGAGGAG AGTAagccgccgcctccgcctccaTCTGGCTTCCCGAAGATGGCTCCGATGCCCGGCCCCGGAGGCCCCGGTGGGCTTTCTGCGCCCCCCGGCGGCGGTCCTCCTGTCAACATGTTCTCCAGGAAAGCTG GCACGAAGAGCAGATACGTGGACGTCCTGAACCCCAGCCGGGCGGCCAAGCCCAGCGGcctggccccggccccggcggaTCTCTTCGCTCCTCTGGCGCCGATGGCGATGACCGCCAACCTGTTCGTGCCCAATTCAG CTCCTGACGACAAACAGCCTCTGGAAGGCAGCGAAGGAGGGACTCAGCAGCAGAACTCCCCCACAGCGAGTGCTGCTCAGCAG ATGTTCAACCCCACGCTGCTGCCGCCGGCCCCCGACGGCGCCCCGGTGCCCGACGGCTCCCAGTCAGGGGAG ctCTCACGTTCTAGCTCAATGAGTTCTTTATCACGCGAA AATCACCCCGCCCAGGGAGCCCCGCCCGCCGGAGGCGTCACCTTCTACAACCCTGCACAGTTTGCACAG ACGACCGCGCCGTCGAAAGGCGGCGTCCGGCCGGGACGCCTGGGCGGCCAGCGGCAGTACCCCGTGATGAAGTGA